The following proteins come from a genomic window of Oricola thermophila:
- the cobJ gene encoding precorrin-3B C(17)-methyltransferase, which produces MPPERLSPAIVILSDAAMPVAETIRNTTGGVIHGARKRVTAHKDVVLFDDAKAHLQALFLDRVPIVAVMASGAVIRILAPLLAAKADEPPVIAVAEDGHSVVPLLGGHHGANGLAQDIAFALGGMAAVTTAGDLRFGVALDAPPEGYVLANPANAKAVMAELLAGARAVLDGEAAWITGSGLPLAGNGSVALSVTDERREPHEMELVYHPRRLAVGIGCERGCDPEEAVALARKALADAGLAEDAVGVVCSLDLKADEAAVHDVAERLGVPARFFDAATLEAETPRLKNPSDTVFAEVGCHGVAEGAALAAAGPDGELIVAKRKSSRATCAIARAPQPFTAAKLPGRARGTLHVVGIGPGSEGWRSPEVSRMVTASTDLVGYSLYLDLLGPLAAGKQRHDFDLGREEDRVRHAMELAGQGREVALVCSGDAGIYAMATLVFELLDKGGVSDAARRIDIRVSPGISALQAAAARAGAPLGHDFCTISLSDLLTPWEDIQRRVRAAGEGDFVVAFYNPVSKKRRTQLAWARDELLKHRPAQTPVILATNLGREGEHLRIVPLGELDVDDVDMLTVVVVGSSDSRTVETGDGKRWVYTPRGYSGKTGTKMGDGQ; this is translated from the coding sequence ATGCCTCCTGAACGCCTGTCCCCGGCAATCGTGATACTGAGCGACGCGGCGATGCCTGTTGCCGAGACGATCCGCAACACCACCGGTGGCGTGATCCATGGCGCGCGCAAGCGCGTGACGGCGCACAAGGACGTGGTGCTGTTCGACGATGCGAAAGCGCATCTGCAAGCGCTGTTTCTGGACCGCGTTCCAATCGTCGCCGTGATGGCGTCCGGCGCGGTGATCCGCATCCTGGCGCCGCTGCTGGCTGCCAAGGCCGACGAGCCGCCGGTTATCGCCGTCGCCGAGGACGGTCATTCGGTGGTACCGCTGCTCGGCGGGCATCACGGTGCAAACGGACTCGCGCAGGATATCGCCTTCGCGCTCGGTGGAATGGCGGCCGTGACGACAGCCGGCGATCTGCGTTTCGGCGTTGCGCTTGATGCGCCCCCGGAGGGCTACGTGCTGGCGAACCCCGCCAATGCGAAAGCCGTCATGGCGGAACTGCTTGCGGGTGCGCGGGCCGTCCTCGACGGCGAGGCCGCGTGGATCACGGGGAGCGGGTTGCCGCTGGCCGGCAATGGCAGTGTTGCGCTCTCGGTGACGGATGAGCGGCGCGAGCCGCACGAGATGGAGCTTGTCTATCATCCCCGGCGCCTGGCGGTCGGCATCGGCTGCGAACGGGGCTGCGATCCGGAGGAAGCCGTGGCGCTTGCGCGCAAGGCGCTGGCGGATGCCGGACTGGCGGAAGATGCGGTCGGCGTCGTCTGTTCGCTCGACCTGAAGGCGGACGAGGCGGCGGTGCACGATGTCGCGGAGCGACTGGGCGTGCCGGCGCGCTTCTTCGATGCCGCCACGCTGGAGGCCGAGACGCCGAGGCTGAAAAATCCTTCCGACACGGTGTTTGCCGAGGTCGGTTGCCACGGCGTTGCCGAAGGCGCGGCATTGGCTGCGGCGGGGCCTGACGGCGAACTGATCGTCGCAAAAAGGAAGAGTTCACGGGCGACGTGCGCCATTGCGCGGGCGCCACAGCCCTTCACGGCGGCAAAGCTGCCTGGGCGTGCCAGGGGAACTCTCCACGTGGTCGGCATCGGGCCCGGATCGGAAGGCTGGCGCTCCCCGGAGGTCAGCCGCATGGTGACGGCATCGACCGATCTTGTCGGCTACTCGCTCTATCTCGATCTGCTCGGGCCGCTGGCTGCCGGCAAGCAGCGGCACGATTTCGACCTCGGCAGGGAAGAGGACCGGGTGCGCCATGCCATGGAACTGGCGGGGCAGGGGCGCGAGGTGGCACTCGTGTGCTCGGGCGATGCCGGCATCTATGCCATGGCGACCCTGGTGTTCGAGCTGCTTGACAAGGGCGGCGTGTCCGACGCAGCGCGGCGCATCGACATAAGGGTCTCGCCGGGCATCTCGGCACTGCAGGCCGCCGCCGCACGCGCCGGGGCGCCGCTGGGGCACGATTTCTGCACGATTTCGCTGTCCGACCTGCTGACGCCCTGGGAGGACATACAGCGGCGCGTCAGGGCGGCGGGCGAGGGCGATTTCGTCGTGGCTTTCTACAACCCGGTATCGAAGAAGCGCCGTACGCAGCTTGCCTGGGCACGCGACGAGTTGCTGAAACATAGGCCGGCCCAAACGCCGGTGATCCTTGCCACCAATCTCGGGCGCGAGGGCGAGCATCTGCGGATCGTGCCGCTGGGGGAACTCGATGTTGATGACGTGGACATGCTGACGGTCGTGGTCGTCGGCTCCTCCGACAGCCGGACTGTCGAAACCGGCGACGGCAAGAGATGGGTCTACACGCCGCGCGGCTATTCCGGGAAGACCGGCACGAAAATGGGAGACGGGCAATGA
- a CDS encoding DMT family transporter has protein sequence MSIYELAALAAAMTWAFSAVIAAGPSAELGAIAFNRVRMGIVFVMLALYIAVSGGWQSIQAEHVVPLLLSGFIGIFLGDTCLFVTMNRLGPRRTNILFSTNAPMSAILGWMFLGETIVAQKILGIAVVFAGVVLAIVFGKRRSQLDTWESVKGSFAVGITLGLLAALCQSVGSLIARPVMETGVDPATASALRVGVSVLCLSLLMATGIRQVQPKAKLTMKTAVIIGISGIAAMGIGMTLVLFGLSGGKVGIVATLSATTPAWILPLIWLKTRERPAAMAWIGSGLVIAGSGLIFAA, from the coding sequence ATGAGCATATACGAACTGGCGGCACTTGCCGCGGCAATGACCTGGGCCTTTTCGGCGGTGATCGCCGCCGGCCCGTCCGCCGAACTGGGCGCGATCGCCTTCAACCGCGTGCGCATGGGCATCGTCTTCGTCATGCTCGCGCTTTACATCGCAGTTTCCGGCGGCTGGCAAAGCATCCAGGCTGAACACGTCGTGCCGCTCCTTCTGTCCGGTTTCATCGGCATCTTTCTGGGCGACACTTGCCTGTTCGTGACAATGAACCGGCTAGGCCCCCGCCGCACGAACATCCTGTTTTCCACCAACGCTCCGATGTCGGCCATCCTTGGCTGGATGTTCCTTGGCGAGACCATCGTTGCGCAGAAAATCCTCGGGATTGCCGTGGTCTTCGCCGGCGTCGTCCTCGCCATCGTCTTCGGCAAGCGCCGCTCGCAGCTCGACACCTGGGAATCGGTGAAGGGATCCTTTGCCGTCGGCATCACCCTCGGTCTCCTCGCTGCCCTGTGCCAGTCGGTCGGATCGCTGATCGCGCGCCCGGTGATGGAGACCGGCGTCGATCCGGCAACCGCTTCGGCCCTGCGTGTCGGCGTCTCGGTGCTCTGCCTGTCGCTTCTCATGGCAACCGGCATCAGGCAGGTTCAGCCGAAGGCGAAGCTCACCATGAAAACCGCCGTCATCATCGGGATATCCGGCATCGCTGCCATGGGCATCGGAATGACGCTGGTCCTGTTCGGCCTGTCCGGCGGCAAGGTCGGCATCGTCGCCACCCTGTCGGCGACGACGCCCGCATGGATCCTGCCGCTCATCTGGCTGAAAACGCGCGAACGCCCCGCGGCGATGGCCTGGATCGGCTCGGGGCTGGTGATCGCCGGTTCCGGGCTGATTTTCGCGGCCTAG
- a CDS encoding precorrin-8X methylmutase, with amino-acid sequence MLDYVREPEAIYARSFELIGEMPELQALPQAVRPVATRIVHACGIPEILGDLRFSDDIAAAVPAALEAGADIYCDVDTLRHGVMKRLLPAGCALHCAIGNTETAVHAKANRMTRAAAQIDLWGERLDGQIVAIGNAPTALFRLLEYVDAGGAKPAAVIALPVGFVGAAESKAELAGNPRGIPFITLLGRWGGVGMTQAAVNGLAGGLNT; translated from the coding sequence ATGCTGGACTATGTCCGCGAGCCGGAGGCCATCTACGCCCGGTCGTTCGAGCTGATCGGCGAAATGCCGGAACTGCAAGCCTTGCCGCAGGCTGTCCGGCCGGTGGCGACGCGGATCGTGCATGCCTGCGGGATTCCGGAAATACTCGGCGATCTCCGGTTCTCGGACGACATCGCGGCGGCGGTGCCGGCGGCGCTGGAGGCGGGTGCGGATATTTACTGTGACGTGGATACGCTTCGCCACGGCGTGATGAAGCGGCTGTTGCCGGCCGGTTGCGCGTTGCACTGCGCGATCGGGAACACGGAAACGGCGGTACATGCAAAGGCCAACCGGATGACGCGGGCGGCGGCGCAGATCGACCTGTGGGGCGAGCGGCTGGACGGCCAGATCGTCGCCATCGGCAACGCGCCGACGGCGCTGTTCCGCCTGCTGGAGTATGTCGACGCGGGCGGGGCGAAACCGGCGGCGGTCATCGCGCTTCCCGTCGGTTTCGTGGGAGCGGCGGAATCCAAGGCCGAGCTGGCGGGCAATCCGCGCGGCATTCCCTTCATCACGCTTCTCGGGCGATGGGGCGGGGTCGGCATGACGCAGGCCGCCGTCAACGGGCTGGCCGGAGGGCTGAACACGTGA
- a CDS encoding cobalt-precorrin-5B (C(1))-methyltransferase: MVTGKAENAQQGRKPSGPLRRGWTTGACATAATKAALTALLTGEFPDPVTIVLPKGQTPSFALARETLGDGFAEAGIVKDAGDDPDVTHGATIISRVTRGAPGTGIVFRAGDGVGMVTRAGLPIPPGEPAVNPVPRTMMAGEIEALCARHGIPADIEITITVPGGDEIARRTWNPRLGIVGGISILGTTGIVHPFSCSSWIHSIHRGIDVARAAGIDHVLGATGSTSEAAAQRFYDLPDFALLDMGDFAGGLLKYLRAHPLPRLTIAGGFAKMAKLAQGALDLHSGRSQVDMHFLLEQALANGLNRNLSDRILSANTAKEVFELTRENGVALAPPIAEMARAKAKETLRDAPVAVEVIITDRQGEILARTDFA, from the coding sequence ATGGTCACGGGCAAAGCCGAAAACGCACAGCAAGGCCGCAAGCCGTCCGGTCCGCTCCGTCGCGGCTGGACCACCGGCGCCTGCGCGACCGCAGCGACGAAGGCGGCCCTGACCGCGCTTCTGACCGGGGAGTTCCCCGATCCCGTCACCATCGTCCTGCCGAAGGGCCAAACCCCGTCCTTCGCACTGGCACGCGAAACTCTCGGCGACGGCTTCGCGGAAGCCGGAATCGTCAAGGATGCCGGCGATGACCCGGACGTGACCCATGGCGCGACCATAATTTCCCGTGTCACCCGCGGCGCCCCCGGGACCGGCATTGTCTTTCGCGCCGGCGACGGCGTCGGCATGGTGACGCGGGCCGGCCTGCCGATCCCTCCCGGCGAACCGGCCGTGAACCCCGTGCCGCGTACCATGATGGCGGGCGAGATCGAGGCGCTCTGTGCCCGGCACGGGATTCCGGCCGACATCGAGATCACCATCACCGTGCCCGGCGGAGACGAGATTGCCCGCCGGACCTGGAACCCCCGGCTGGGTATCGTCGGCGGCATATCGATTCTCGGCACGACCGGCATTGTCCATCCCTTTTCCTGCTCGTCCTGGATCCATTCCATCCATCGCGGCATAGATGTCGCCCGTGCGGCGGGCATCGATCACGTCCTGGGTGCCACTGGATCGACATCAGAAGCCGCGGCACAGAGGTTTTACGATCTGCCGGATTTCGCTCTGCTCGACATGGGCGACTTTGCCGGCGGCCTGCTCAAATATCTCCGCGCCCATCCCCTGCCCCGGCTCACCATCGCCGGCGGATTCGCCAAGATGGCGAAGCTGGCGCAAGGCGCGCTGGACCTTCATTCCGGCCGCAGCCAGGTGGACATGCATTTCCTGCTCGAACAGGCTCTCGCCAACGGCTTGAATCGAAATCTGAGCGACCGGATTCTCTCCGCGAACACGGCGAAGGAAGTCTTTGAACTGACTCGCGAAAACGGCGTTGCCCTTGCCCCGCCGATCGCCGAGATGGCCCGTGCCAAGGCGAAGGAGACGCTGCGCGACGCCCCGGTCGCGGTAGAAGTGATCATAACCGACCGCCAGGGCGAGATCCTTGCGCGGACCGACTTCGCATGA
- the cbiE gene encoding precorrin-6y C5,15-methyltransferase (decarboxylating) subunit CbiE, protein MTEPWLHIIGIGEDGMAGLSAEARRLVEEAEVIVGGDRHHNLAPNVTAERIAWPSPFDAMIGEIRRQKGRRVVVLVTGDPLWYSVGAKILKGIPREEIVFHPQLSAFQFASCRMGWSLADVETLTVHGRAAEQIVPWFAPGVRMLLLTKDATSPATVAKLLVDRGYGPSKLTVLAALGGPQEARFEGVAESWDQAVPDFHVLAVECVAGPNAQLLPRTGLPDDAFVHDGKITKRTARALALAKLVPVRDGVLWDIGCGCGSVAIEWMRAGREALAIGIEPQEKRRALAEENALRLGTPKLKLVDGTAPEALGGLPEPDAVFIGGGISRVTIGACIDALKPHGRLVAHAVTLESEAVLLDMYAEHGGELQRISVETAEPVGPFKGWKPSMPVTQWAWVKKS, encoded by the coding sequence GTGACCGAACCCTGGCTGCATATCATCGGCATCGGCGAGGACGGCATGGCCGGGCTTTCGGCGGAAGCGCGCCGGCTGGTCGAGGAGGCCGAGGTGATCGTCGGCGGCGACCGGCATCACAACCTGGCGCCGAACGTGACGGCGGAGCGCATTGCCTGGCCGTCTCCGTTCGACGCCATGATCGGCGAGATCAGGCGCCAAAAGGGCAGGCGGGTGGTCGTGCTGGTTACGGGCGATCCGCTCTGGTACTCGGTCGGTGCGAAGATACTCAAGGGCATACCGCGCGAGGAAATCGTCTTTCACCCGCAATTGTCGGCCTTCCAGTTCGCATCCTGCCGGATGGGCTGGTCGCTCGCCGATGTCGAGACGCTGACGGTGCACGGACGCGCGGCGGAGCAGATCGTGCCCTGGTTCGCGCCCGGCGTGCGGATGCTGCTGCTGACGAAGGATGCGACTTCGCCGGCCACCGTGGCGAAACTGCTTGTCGACCGCGGCTACGGACCGTCGAAGCTGACCGTGCTGGCGGCGCTGGGCGGGCCGCAGGAGGCCCGGTTCGAGGGCGTGGCGGAAAGCTGGGACCAGGCGGTGCCGGACTTCCACGTGCTGGCGGTCGAATGCGTCGCCGGCCCGAACGCGCAGCTGCTGCCGCGCACGGGGCTGCCGGACGATGCCTTTGTCCATGACGGCAAGATCACCAAGCGCACGGCACGCGCGCTGGCGCTGGCCAAGCTGGTGCCGGTGCGCGACGGCGTGTTGTGGGACATCGGCTGCGGCTGCGGCTCGGTCGCCATCGAGTGGATGCGGGCCGGGCGCGAGGCGCTGGCCATCGGTATCGAGCCGCAGGAAAAGCGCCGCGCGCTGGCGGAAGAAAACGCGCTCAGGCTCGGTACGCCCAAACTGAAGCTGGTGGACGGGACCGCGCCGGAGGCGCTAGGCGGTTTGCCGGAGCCGGATGCGGTGTTCATCGGCGGCGGGATTTCGCGAGTCACCATAGGGGCTTGCATCGATGCGCTGAAGCCGCACGGCAGGCTGGTCGCGCATGCCGTGACGCTGGAGAGCGAGGCGGTTTTGCTGGACATGTATGCCGAGCACGGCGGCGAGTTGCAGCGCATTTCCGTGGAGACGGCAGAACCGGTCGGTCCTTTCAAGGGGTGGAAGCCGTCGATGCCGGTGACCCAATGGGCATGGGTGAAGAAATCGTGA
- the cobI gene encoding precorrin-2 C(20)-methyltransferase, which yields MGEEIVTGKLHGLGVGPGDPELLTLKAHRILTSAPVIAYPAPDSGGSFARAIVSGFLRPEQTEIPIIVPMRTERFPAAEVYDKAAAEIAAHLDAGRDVAVLCEGDPFFYGSFMYLFERLGRRYPTEIVPGVSSIMASAAALGRPLAARNDVLTVIPGPLPDGEMEVLIGGAGAVAIMKVGRHFARIRALIERLGLLDAAGYCERVSLAEERVVPLAAVPGDTAPYFSTILIYKGAEAWIHALPAGKTDNAS from the coding sequence ATGGGTGAAGAAATCGTGACGGGAAAGCTCCACGGGCTGGGCGTCGGGCCGGGCGACCCGGAACTCCTGACGCTCAAGGCACATCGCATCCTGACATCGGCGCCGGTGATCGCCTATCCCGCGCCGGACAGCGGGGGAAGCTTCGCGCGGGCGATCGTCTCCGGATTCCTCAGGCCGGAGCAGACGGAGATCCCGATCATCGTGCCGATGCGGACGGAGCGTTTTCCGGCTGCAGAGGTGTACGACAAGGCAGCGGCCGAGATCGCGGCTCATCTTGATGCCGGTCGCGACGTTGCCGTGCTGTGCGAGGGCGACCCCTTCTTCTACGGATCCTTCATGTACCTGTTCGAGCGGCTGGGCCGGCGGTATCCGACCGAAATCGTGCCGGGCGTTTCCTCGATCATGGCCTCGGCGGCGGCGCTGGGCCGGCCGCTGGCGGCGCGCAACGACGTGCTGACCGTTATCCCCGGCCCACTGCCGGACGGGGAAATGGAAGTGCTGATCGGAGGGGCCGGCGCGGTGGCGATCATGAAGGTCGGCCGGCATTTCGCTCGCATTAGGGCGCTGATCGAGCGGCTCGGCCTGCTGGATGCAGCGGGCTATTGCGAGCGGGTCAGCCTCGCGGAGGAGCGCGTGGTGCCGCTTGCAGCGGTACCCGGCGATACCGCGCCCTATTTTTCCACGATCCTGATCTACAAGGGCGCGGAGGCGTGGATCCACGCGCTTCCCGCCGGAAAGACCGACAATGCCTCCTGA
- the cobM gene encoding precorrin-4 C(11)-methyltransferase produces the protein MTVHFIGAGPGAPDLITVRGLRLIERCPVCLYAGSLVPEEIVKAAPADAKVMDTAPMHLDQIVEEMKKAHEAGQDVARVHSGDPSIYGAVAEQMRRLDALGIDYDVVPGVPAFAGAAARLKTELTLPEIAQTIIVTRTGMKASSMPEGEQLEVLGQSGATLAIHLSIRNLDYVRRALEPYYGADCPVVIAYRATWPDELYIRTTLAEMREKVREAKITRTALIFVGRVFGEVDFGESDLYNAEFSHVLRNRGKKKAG, from the coding sequence ATGACGGTCCATTTCATTGGAGCCGGGCCGGGCGCCCCGGACCTCATCACCGTGCGCGGATTGCGGCTGATCGAGCGCTGCCCCGTCTGTCTTTACGCCGGTTCGCTGGTGCCGGAGGAAATCGTCAAGGCCGCACCGGCCGATGCGAAGGTGATGGATACCGCGCCGATGCACCTCGACCAGATCGTCGAAGAGATGAAGAAGGCGCACGAAGCCGGGCAGGACGTGGCGCGGGTGCATTCGGGCGATCCATCGATCTATGGCGCGGTGGCCGAGCAGATGCGGCGGCTCGACGCGCTGGGTATCGATTACGACGTGGTGCCGGGCGTGCCGGCCTTCGCGGGTGCCGCGGCTCGGTTGAAAACCGAACTGACCCTGCCGGAGATCGCGCAGACGATCATCGTCACGCGGACCGGCATGAAGGCATCTTCTATGCCCGAGGGCGAGCAATTGGAGGTGCTGGGACAATCCGGCGCGACGCTGGCGATCCACCTCTCGATACGCAATCTCGATTACGTTCGCCGCGCCCTGGAGCCGTATTACGGCGCCGATTGCCCGGTGGTGATCGCCTATCGCGCGACATGGCCGGACGAGCTCTATATCCGCACGACGCTGGCAGAGATGCGCGAAAAGGTGCGCGAGGCGAAGATCACCCGGACAGCGCTGATCTTCGTCGGCAGGGTATTCGGCGAGGTCGATTTCGGCGAGTCCGACCTCTACAACGCCGAGTTTTCCCACGTGCTGCGCAACCGGGGAAAGAAGAAGGCCGGTTAG
- a CDS encoding cobalt-precorrin-6A reductase, with protein MTETILILGGTREAAELAAEIVRRHPDWRVVTSLAGRTREPKPVAGELRIGGFGGAAGLARYLREQGVTRLIDATHPFARQISANARMAAEMTAIPLEERIRAPWHRQPGDLWTEVATLEAARDAIPPGARVLLALGSQHIAPFASRADVHFVVRVVDPPTEPFPLPAHQLVLGLPGKTPDEEATLLRKYRITHIVCRNSGGSGAYAKIAAARDLGLPVIMISR; from the coding sequence ATGACCGAGACTATCCTTATACTCGGTGGCACTAGGGAGGCGGCGGAGTTGGCCGCAGAGATCGTCCGCCGGCATCCGGACTGGCGTGTCGTAACGTCGCTTGCCGGGCGGACGAGGGAGCCGAAACCGGTCGCCGGCGAGCTGCGCATCGGCGGCTTCGGCGGCGCCGCCGGCCTGGCCCGCTACCTGCGCGAACAAGGCGTCACACGACTGATCGACGCCACCCACCCCTTCGCGCGGCAGATATCCGCCAACGCCCGCATGGCCGCCGAAATGACCGCCATCCCCCTGGAAGAGCGCATCCGCGCGCCCTGGCACCGCCAGCCGGGCGACCTGTGGACCGAGGTTGCGACGCTGGAAGCTGCGCGCGACGCCATCCCGCCCGGCGCCCGCGTTCTGCTGGCGCTCGGCAGCCAGCACATAGCGCCATTCGCGTCCCGCGCGGACGTGCATTTCGTCGTCCGCGTGGTCGATCCGCCCACCGAACCGTTTCCCCTGCCCGCTCACCAACTCGTCCTTGGCCTGCCCGGCAAGACCCCGGACGAGGAGGCTACGCTCTTGCGGAAATACCGCATCACCCACATCGTCTGCCGCAATTCCGGCGGCAGCGGCGCCTATGCCAAGATAGCGGCGGCGCGCGACCTCGGTCTCCCCGTCATCATGATTTCCAGGTAG
- a CDS encoding multidrug effflux MFS transporter produces MQPGFLRSAIVLGLLAWVGPFAIDMYLPALPAIAEDFGTSVTATQATLTAYFIAFGIAQLVYGPMADWVGRKRPIYVGLGIFMAGSLACALAPSIGWLVAGRSVQALGAATVMVVPRAIVRDLYTGTQATRMMALIMLVISVSPMLAPLSGAGLIALGDWRLIFQLLAVAALLSILLTAFGLPETLPPERRVPVRPRALLSGIRNLLGDPRFVGLTLIGGFGMASFFVFLSSASFVYTGQYGLSPVGFSLAFAVNAIGFFGASQVAPNLGDRFGMARMVLVATTGFAVSALILLGLTLAGFDALFLLIAMLFVTNSFFGLVMAPVMVMALDDHGDKAGLASSLGGTLQMLAGGLMIVATGPFFDGTSLPMVASIAFCATTALVLAVATLRSAPRPGMAA; encoded by the coding sequence ATGCAGCCCGGATTTCTGCGCTCGGCCATCGTGCTCGGCCTGCTGGCCTGGGTCGGCCCCTTCGCCATCGACATGTACCTCCCGGCCCTTCCCGCGATCGCGGAAGATTTCGGCACCTCGGTCACGGCGACCCAGGCGACGCTGACGGCCTATTTCATCGCCTTCGGCATCGCCCAGCTCGTCTACGGCCCCATGGCCGACTGGGTCGGGCGCAAGAGGCCGATCTATGTGGGACTCGGGATATTCATGGCGGGTTCGCTTGCTTGCGCACTCGCTCCCTCGATTGGCTGGCTGGTCGCCGGACGTTCGGTACAGGCGCTCGGTGCCGCGACCGTCATGGTGGTGCCGCGCGCGATTGTCCGCGATCTCTATACCGGCACTCAGGCGACCCGCATGATGGCGCTGATCATGCTGGTGATATCCGTCTCGCCCATGCTGGCGCCACTGTCGGGCGCGGGACTGATCGCGCTTGGCGACTGGCGGCTGATATTCCAGCTCCTTGCCGTTGCCGCCCTGCTTTCGATCCTGCTGACGGCATTCGGCCTCCCGGAGACCCTGCCCCCGGAACGCCGGGTCCCGGTCCGTCCGCGTGCCCTGCTTTCGGGTATCCGGAACCTGCTGGGCGATCCGCGCTTCGTCGGGCTGACGCTGATCGGAGGATTCGGCATGGCCAGCTTCTTCGTCTTCCTGTCCTCGGCCTCGTTCGTCTACACTGGCCAGTACGGTCTGAGCCCTGTCGGTTTCAGCCTCGCTTTCGCGGTCAACGCCATCGGCTTTTTCGGTGCTTCGCAGGTCGCACCTAATCTTGGAGACCGTTTCGGGATGGCGCGCATGGTACTGGTCGCCACCACGGGCTTCGCCGTGTCGGCGCTGATCCTGCTGGGACTGACGCTGGCCGGTTTCGATGCGCTGTTCCTTCTGATCGCAATGCTTTTCGTCACCAATTCCTTCTTCGGCCTAGTCATGGCGCCGGTGATGGTGATGGCGCTCGACGACCACGGCGACAAGGCAGGGCTCGCCTCATCGCTTGGCGGTACGCTGCAGATGCTGGCCGGCGGGCTGATGATCGTCGCTACCGGCCCGTTCTTCGACGGCACGTCGCTGCCGATGGTCGCTTCCATTGCATTCTGCGCCACGACTGCGCTGGTCCTTGCGGTTGCGACCCTGCGTTCGGCTCCTCGTCCAGGCATGGCGGCCTGA